One Fusarium falciforme chromosome 1, complete sequence genomic window carries:
- a CDS encoding Adenine phosphoribosyltransferase encodes MSAQEPVSSTTPSSVTNITTSTAAASQDASGRQPSSSSSRSAELAGAKISLRQTLRSFPDFPIPGINFVDIMPLFADPTAHATLVNALELQVTESFQAKPDVIVGLDARGFLFGPGLALRLGVPFAAVRKKGKLPGPCVTAEYGKEYGTDFFQMQEDAVREGQKVLVVDDIIATGGSAKAAADLVHQLKGEVVGYLFILQIPGLNGRDKLGNIPTQILLEDA; translated from the exons ATGAGCGCCCAAGAGCCAGTCTCCTCCACCACTCCATCCTCCGTGACAAACATCACCACGtctaccgccgccgccagccAAGATGCCTCGGGACGacagccctcctcctcctcctcccgttCCGCCGAACTCGCCGGTGCAAAGATAAGCCTGCGCCAGACTCTGCGCAGCTTCCCCGACTTCCCTATTCCGGGTATTAACTTCGTCGATATTATGCCCCTCTTCGCCGACCCAACCGCCCATGCCACTCTCGTCAACGCCCTCGAGCTCCAGGTCACCGAGTCTTTCCAGGCCAAGCCTGACGTTATcgtcggccttgatgcccGCGGCTTCCTCTTCGGTCCCGGCCTCGCCCTCCGCCTCGGCGTTCCCTTTGCCGCCGTTcgcaagaagggcaagctcCCTGGACCCTGTGTCACTGCCGAGTACGGCAAGGAGTATGGCACGGATTTCTTCCAGATGCAGGAAGACGCCGTTCGCGAGGGCCAGAAGGTCCTCGTTGTTGACGATATCATTGCCACGG GTGGTTCCGCGAAGGCTGCGGCCGACCTCGTTCACCAGCTCAAGGGCGAGGTTGTAGGATACTTGTTTATTCTCCAGATTCCCGGCCTCAACGGCCGAGATAAGCTCGGCAACATCCCCACTCAGATTCTCCTCGAAGACGCTTAG